The nucleotide window tcgtaAATTTAAAGCGTTTCGCCCTCGGAGCGTTCAGACGTTCAgagccgaggagtagggttgatccgagcattttgacctcacaacggcagtcaagcacccaagctaactggctaactttggctagcttgctagctacttccagtgTCCATTGAGAGCGCACAatgactataccacttagctaatCCTGATGTATTAATAGCCAACTAACTttacgttaggtagctagctaacatactggtacatactgctgtaatgatatgctatgcagttcgtaaggatagcgtagctcaaaaattgtcagccaacatcagacataacgtgtaacgtaacttatttgaaaagtcattacacctctcaacattttcttaactcttgtCATAATTAGTCAAAACAAGTAAATTTATCCACTCTCGTAATAAACAAAGTAACAATTTTTAAACAGATTAAGATGAGGTCGAGGCAAGAGCATTTACTCCACCCCCAATCTGTCTGCGTGAGATAAAAACATTTTTGTGTGGAGGTATATAACAGTGTCAAATTACTTGCGGATTTTGATCAtatagaagtttcgtaatgtttAAGCTTTAACAAATCTTCCATTAAAGATCAACAAATTAACAATGAAAGTTAAATCAGGGTCCATATCAAAAAGACTGGTTtgacaacaacattatttggattAAACAATTATTGAACAATGATGGCCAACTATACGATTATCAAGAATTCATGAGaacacacaatgttacattcACTCCTGAGGAATGGGATCGTCATCAAATGATCCGCATAGTTCCTGTTGAATTTCTAAAGGTGATTGGCTACGCTCTGTGAGGGTGGATTTCACTGACGCATTCCTTTTGGAACAATAAATAGAGCGAACAAGGCTCCTTCTAGTTCACAAGTCTGAGAAGACGCATGAAGAAGTTCTTGCTTCAACAGTGATTGAACGGAACTCCTCTGCCTTCGTCCCGCATTATAGAACATTAAGGATTAATGACATAGCACTTACTTGAACTATAATAGCAATATAGTTTAAACtctatttttttactttttattttgataTAAAAGAAAATCTGCCAAGATGGAGTCTCAGATCCGCCAGAACTATCACCACGATTGCGAAGCTGCCATCAACCGGATGATCAACTTGGAGATGTTTGCCTCCTACACATACACCTCAATGGTAAGGAGTCTACCAAGATGACCGTTTTGTTGATCTACCTGTGTATTATTATGCCTGGTCCTAAATGGCTTTTTTTCCACTTGATTTTTCTGTTGTCCTAGACAATTAATAGCCAAGAATCTCAACTCCGTGATGTACATTTGAGTTTTACTTGGCAAGGCTATTAAGACCCTCCAGTTAGAAATAGCATACAAATGAAGTTGAATCTATCCTACCTCTGTCAGAGCGCGTAACAACTCATTGACAGGTTAAAAGTCAGGTTACCAAGTAGACAACAGACTGATTCATCCCTATATCATCAAGCCTAGTTGCCACAACAAGAACAGAATGCTGTCATGTTTTTTTCCTTTTTCTAACTACAATGTTTTGTTTATCCCCCCAGGCTTTCTATTTCTCCCGTGACGATGTGGCTCTGCGAGGCTTCGCGCATTTCTTCAAGGAGAACAGCGACGAGGAGCGGGAGCACGCGGACAAGCTACTCTCCTTCCAGAACAAGAGAGGTGGACGCATTTTACTCCAGGACATCAAGGTGAGCGCCTGAGCATCAAACACATTTAGATTGTAGACTGATGTTTTTCCTCCATGGAGGAAAGTGTCTACAGAGTTTAGTTGATTGAGAGAACCTGTAGTCCTAAACATACGGCCTCTAACCACTGAACTGAAACTGTGAGGGGTGTAACTCTGTTCACTTTATCCTGACCTCAACGTCTGCTAGTAGTCCTTAACACTTCTGTGTTCACTCTGTCCTGTGTAGAAGCCAGAACGTGATGAGTGGGGCAATGGGCTGGAGGCCATGCAGTGTGCTCTGCAGCTGGAGAAGAATGTGAACCAGGCCCTGCTGGACCTGCACAAGATTGCCTCTGACAAGGTTGACCCCCATGTAAGTTATGGTGGAACCACACATCACATAGAATACAGGTACTGTCCCAGGAGATGATCAGGTTGTTGTAGCTCTGATAACTAATGACACCGGATTGTTTACCTGCTTCGTCACACGCACACAATAGTCCACAGATGCTCACAATGCAGCTAATGCATAAGGGGTGGCAGGTTGTCTAGGGGTTAGAGATTTGGGCCTTAAAGggtgctggattgaatcccagagctgaccaggtaaaaatgtgttctgcccctgaacaaggcagttaacctattgTTCCACATTAGGATGCCATTGtaaagcagtgttttaatggaCTTGACTCGTTAAAAAATAGACACCTCATTATCTACACTTATGCCATTACCACCAGGCTATTGTGTGTTACTGTAATTACTGTTACAATAGTCGGTAATCATTATTTTGTCTGACCTGTTTTCCCTCTTTAGCTGTGTGACTTTCTGGAGACCCATTACCTGAATGAGCAGGTGGAGGCCATTAAGAAGCTGGGAGACCACATCACCAACCTCACCAAGATGGATGCTGTCAAAAACAAGATGGGAGAGTACCTGTTTGACAAGCACACCCTGGGAGGCCAGAGCTAAACCACTTCCATCCCCAGGCTATGGCCTCATGCCTCAGACCAGGACTCCTGGCTTCTCTGATAGATCCTCCTGGCTTTGCTTTTATAGGGATGGGAGAGTGTTAAACTGGTGAATTGCAACACTGCTGTGACATTGTTTCTGTTGACAACACTACTGTATTTTGGAGGCAAGGCTTCttgtaaaacaataaaaaaagtttgtttgtttctgttttctAAGTGTTGACCTGTAGTAATGGATGTTGTATCAGTCTATTCAGGTGCTTTGCTCTTTTACTGAGCGTCTTCATACCAGTGAGAAATATTTAATTGCAGACCTACTAGTGACTGAGGGTCATAACAATAGAAGTTAAACATGAGTTTTAAAGGATGTTACCTCTGACCACAGGGTGGCACTATTACAAGATACAGTAAAGGACATTTCAATTAAGGACCCAGCTGTCAACTCTAGCGCCGTAGGAGTGAAACTGTTACCTACAATTGATGTAGACCTTTACACTGTGCATCACAAGTTTATTAGACAGCCTAGAGGTCAATCAAAACTGTTAGCCAGCTGTTATGGCACATTTCTCTAGTGATGGGAAGTTTGGCTCTGACTGGCAAATCTCCACTTATTTATTTCATTTGGTAATGCCCAATAGTTCCCCATAAGTTACAGAACGCTgtcattttggtaattaacaggcAAATTGAACTTTAATACTTGAACTGAAAAATATTGTTTTCAAGATATAGTAAAGGAGTTTCTGGTGGCTAGACAACTTGGTTAAAGGGGAAGATGGTCTACTCGGCATTGGAATTTTCAACTATTCTTTATACAACCAATTATTGACATGGTAAAATTGAGTACATTTGTATGGTATTGACTATCTTGGTTTATATTTAGGGTAGTTTTGcagctttgtcattctatttGAAAACATTTTACACAAAGAGGGCCAGAGATTTGTAATCTGATGTACCCAAaaaggccactagatggcatctgATTAAATTGCATATTCCTTCATTTCCCAACATTTTGTatttatggatccctattagctgctgtcaaggcagcagttacacttcatggggtccagcaaaataaaGGCAGTTCTATACATTAACTAACCTTACATTAAAAAGATTTCACAAAACATTAATGCTTCCcactcaggccactactctaccaccacatctacaacacaaaatccatgtgtgtgtatctatagtgAATATGTAATTGTGTTTTTATGGTTTTAAATCTTACTTTACTGCTTgcttgagttacttgatgtggaatagcaGCCATGTCATGGCtctctgtagtactgtgcacctcccatactCTGTCCTGGAATTGTGAAGAGACCTGGCGGTATGTCTTGTAGCTCTCTGCGTACATTTAAGGGTGAGCTGTGCAGGCCAGTTCtgggccaattgtaattttcctaagtccttttttgtggcacctgaccacatgactggacagtagtccagatGCGACAAAACAAGGGCCTGTAGAACCTACCTTGTTGAAAGCgttaaggcagagcagtgctttattatggacagatctATCCCCATCTTAGCTAGTGTTGTATCCATATGCTTTTACCATTTCAGAAGTTTATTCTCAACTTGTTACATTTCCACATTAtccattacaagatttagttgaggttcagggtttagtgtt belongs to Oncorhynchus kisutch isolate 150728-3 unplaced genomic scaffold, Okis_V2 scaffold1237, whole genome shotgun sequence and includes:
- the LOC116365437 gene encoding ferritin, middle subunit-like, translated to MESQIRQNYHHDCEAAINRMINLEMFASYTYTSMAFYFSRDDVALRGFAHFFKENSDEEREHADKLLSFQNKRGGRILLQDIKKPERDEWGNGLEAMQCALQLEKNVNQALLDLHKIASDKVDPHLCDFLETHYLNEQVEAIKKLGDHITNLTKMDAVKNKMGEYLFDKHTLGGQS